In a genomic window of Gossypium arboreum isolate Shixiya-1 chromosome 7, ASM2569848v2, whole genome shotgun sequence:
- the LOC108480951 gene encoding 40S ribosomal protein S15a-1-like: MLHFKLNCQLPALETYILFNSFHSSQTTRRRGRHFWFQQLGFGRMVRVSVLNDALKSMYNAEKRGKRQVMIRPSSKVIIKFLLVMQKHGYIGEFEYVDDHRAGKIVVELNGRLNKCGVISPRFDVGVKEIEGWTARLLPSRQFGYIVLTTSAGIMDHEEARRKNVGGKVLGFFY, from the exons ATGCTCCACTTTAAACTCAACTGCCAACTTCCAGCCCTAGAAACATACATTCTCTTCAACTCTTTTCACTCTTCTCAAACTACACGGAGACGCGGCCGCCATTTTTGGTTCCAG CAACTTGGATTTGGAAGAATGGTGAGAGTCAGCGTTTTGAACGATGCACTCAAGAGCATGTATAATGCAGAAAAGAGGGGCAAACGACAGGTTATGATCAGGCCTTCCTCAAAAGTCATCATCAAATTCCTTTTGGTCATGCAAAAGCATG GTTACATTGGAGAGTTTGAGTATGTTGATGATCACAGAGCTGGCAAGATTGTGGTTGAACTCAATGGGAGACTCAACAAGTGTGGGGTGATTAGTCCTCGTTTTGATGTCGGTGTCAAAGAGATCGAGGGTTGGACCGCTAGGCTACTTCCTTCCAGACAG TTTGGATATATCGTGCTTACCACATCTGCTGGCATCATGGACCATGAAGAAGCTAGAAGAAAGAATGTTGGTGGAAAAGTACTTGGTTTCTTCTATTGA
- the LOC108482983 gene encoding protein ALP1-like, which yields MCPVRGLKKRRKIEKKHEENASASSEKERSIDWWDELSKKMNGLQSPSKGLDKFKSVFKISRKTFNYICSLVKEDMMAKQANFTFSNGKPVPFEDQVAVALRRLSSGQSLVTVGDSFGLHHSTVSQLTWRFVEAMEERGLHHLQWPTTEAEMTGIKSKFERILGLPNCCGVIDATHVMMCLPSSDPASKVWLDHEKNHSMVLQAIVDSEMRFRDIVTGWPGKIEDWLVFQSSNFYKLCDKGDRLNGEKLELPEGSEIREYIIGDLGYPLLPYLVIPYEGKELPELRVEFNKRHSATRLVAHRALSRLKEMWKIIQGVMWRPDKHKLPRIILVCCLLHNIVIDLEDDVQDELPLSHDHDSGYHQQTCGSVDINGVHLRDKLSLYLSGKLPP from the exons ATGTGTCCTGTAAGAGGATTAAAGAAAAGAAGGAAGATAGAGAAGAAACATGAAGAAAATGCTTCTGCTTCTTCAGAGAAGGAACGATCTATTGATTGGTGGGATGAACTTTCCAAGAAGATGAATG GTCTTCAATCGCCATCTAAAGGTCTCGATAAGTTCAAATCTGTTTTCAAAATCTCTAGAAAAACCTTCAACTACATATGTTCACTTGTGAAGGAAGATATGATGGCTAAGCAAGCAAATTTTACATTTTCAAATGGTAAACCTGTGCCTTTTGAAGATCAAGTAGCAGTAGCTTTGAGAAGGCTAAGTTCCGGTCAATCACTAGTGACAGTTGGTGATTCGTTTGGGCTCCACCACTCAACTGTCTCTCAGTTGACCTGGCGCTTTGTGGAGGCTATGGAAGAAAGGGGTCTTCACCACCTGCAATGGCCTACCACTGAAGCTGAAATGACAGGAATAAAGTCGAAATTCGAAAGGATTCTAGGTCTTCCTAATTGCTGTGGTGTGATCGACGCTACTCATGTTATGATGTGTTTGCCTTCATCAGATCCTGCTAGTAAAGTGTGGCTTGACCACGAGAAGAATCACAGCATGGTTTTGCAGGCAATCGTGGACTCTGAAATGAGGTTCAGGGACATAGTAACCGGGTGGCCAGGTAAAATCGAAGACTGGTTGGTGTTTCAGAGTTCAAATTTCTACAAACTGTGTGATAAAGGAGACAGGTTGAATGGGGAAAAGCTAGAGCTCCCGGAAGGATCGGAAATAAGAGAATACATAATAGGGGATTTAGGCTATCCTTTATTACCCTATCTTGTTATACCTTACGAGGGGAAGGAACTACCGGAATTAAGAGTAGAGTTCAATAAAAGGCATTCCGCAACTCGGCTGGTGGCACACAGAGCATTGTCAAGGCTCAAAGAAATGTGGAAGATCATCCAAGGCGTGATGTGGAGACCCGACAAACATAAGTTGCCAAGGATCATCCTGGTTTGCTGTTTGCTTCATAACATTGTTATTGACTTGGAAGATGATGTGCAAGATGAATTGCCATTGTCTCATGATCACGATTCCGGCTACCACCAACAGACTTGCGGATCTGTTGACATCAATGGTGTTCACCTGAGAGATAAACTCTCTCTCTACTTATCTGGGAAATTGCCACCTTAA
- the LOC108475641 gene encoding uncharacterized protein LOC108475641 produces the protein MSRWPQLLRALTWTVVLTLMVSIASFVPEMAFVSAVSPSSSFSRSCNSEGFVRIPLDFPREKLCLPAHTVKRSKIDFFVPTIFAALVVAASACVVRSLGLWGTETG, from the coding sequence ATGAGCCGGTGGCCTCAATTACTCCGTGCTCTAACCTGGACGGTTGTGTTGACTTTAATGGTAAGCATAGCATCGTTCGTACCAGAGATGGCCTTCGTATCTGCAGTATCCCCATCATCATCCTTCTCGCGCTCCTGCAACAGTGAAGGATTTGTTAGGATTCCTTTGGACTTCCCCAGGGAGAAACTGTGTTTGCCTGCTCATACAGTGAAGAGGTCTAAGATCGATTTCTTTGTGCCCACCATCTTTGCTGCTCTTGTTGTTGCTGCTTCTGCTTGTGTTGTTCGATCTCTGGGCTTATGGGGGACTGAAACTGGTTAA
- the LOC108468343 gene encoding probable histone H2B.1, with protein MAPKAEKKPAEKKPAEKPTEEKKSTVGEKAPAEKKPKAGKKLPKEGPGAGDKKKKKAKKSVETYKIYIFKVLKQVHPDIGISSKAMGIMNSFINDIFEKLAQESSRLARYNKKPTITSREIQTAVRLVLPGELAKHAVSEGTKAVTKFTSS; from the coding sequence ATGGCGCCGAAAGCCGAGAAGAAGCCCGCTGAGAAGAAGCCTGCCGAGAAGCCAACGGAGGAGAAAAAGTCCACCGTCGGCGAGAAAGCCCCAGCGGAGAAGAAGCCAAAGGCCGGCAAGAAGCTTCCCAAGGAAGGTCCAGGGGCCGgagataagaagaagaagaaagccaAGAAGAGTGTTGAGACCTACAAGATCTACATCTTCAAGGTCCTGAAGCAAGTCCATCCAGATATCGGTATCTCAAGCAAAGCTATGGGAATCATGAACAGTTTCATCAACGACATCTTCGAGAAGCTGGCTCAAGAATCTTCAAGACTGGCAAGGTATAACAAGAAGCCCACCATCACTTCCAGGGAAATCCAGACGGCTGTTAGACTTGTTCTTCCTGGAGAACTTGCCAAACACGCCGTTTCTGAAGGCACCAAAGCCGTGACCAAATTTACTAGTTCTTGA